Proteins encoded by one window of Tunturibacter psychrotolerans:
- a CDS encoding response regulator transcription factor: MTVVNFDPIRSNEETPEEDTTHAAGVRVILADSQAIYRVGMKKVFALEDDIRVVAQVETLQNLYAALQRYPTDVVLLEGQLISGTIDAVPELVRQAPEAKLIVQVTETDEANTVELYRRGVRGVVPRSISPDLLVKCVRKIAEGETWIDNQSISWVIEAYRSQATNLTDPKVQPKLSKKELAIISCITRGMRNKEIAYQIGTTEQVIKNYLRKVYDKLGVSDRLELALYCLHHELLKKYLVDGDPAMAPHTEPSQPLRAKM, translated from the coding sequence ATGACAGTAGTCAATTTTGACCCAATCCGTAGCAACGAAGAGACCCCGGAAGAGGACACGACTCATGCTGCCGGAGTTCGTGTAATCCTCGCGGATTCGCAGGCGATCTATCGCGTCGGCATGAAGAAGGTCTTTGCGCTCGAAGATGACATCCGCGTCGTCGCCCAGGTGGAAACGCTCCAGAATCTCTACGCCGCCCTGCAGCGCTACCCCACCGACGTCGTCCTGCTCGAGGGCCAACTCATCTCCGGCACCATCGATGCCGTGCCCGAGCTCGTCCGCCAGGCGCCCGAAGCCAAGCTCATCGTCCAGGTCACCGAGACCGACGAAGCCAACACCGTCGAGCTCTACCGCCGCGGCGTTCGCGGAGTCGTGCCCCGCTCCATCTCCCCCGACCTCCTTGTCAAATGCGTCCGCAAGATTGCCGAAGGCGAGACCTGGATCGACAACCAGTCCATCAGCTGGGTCATCGAGGCCTACCGTTCCCAGGCCACCAACCTCACCGATCCCAAGGTCCAGCCCAAGCTCTCCAAAAAAGAGCTGGCCATCATCAGCTGCATCACCCGCGGCATGCGCAACAAAGAGATCGCCTACCAGATTGGCACCACCGAACAGGTCATCAAGAACTACCTGCGCAAGGTCTACGACAAGCTCGGCGTCTCCGATCGTCTCGAACTGGCTCTCTACTGTCTCCACCATGAGCTGCTCAAGAAGTATCTCGTCGATGGCGACCCAGCGATGGCGCCCCACACGGAGCCTTCGCAGCCTCTCCGCGCAAAAATGTAG
- a CDS encoding DinB family protein, producing the protein MFVASMATCVAVLAQTPATAPPNPITASEKGFYGLVSGEVIAGAEKMPEENYSFKPTPDVRSFGQLVGHLADAQYLFCSTALGEPDPVKAIEKTKTSKADLVAALKDGVAYCNKAFAGMTDAQGGQIVKMMNFDVAKLSVLSINTAHTDEHYGNMVTYLRLKGIVPPSSEKQANQGQK; encoded by the coding sequence GTGTTCGTCGCATCGATGGCCACCTGCGTTGCTGTACTCGCGCAAACGCCGGCAACCGCACCGCCTAATCCGATCACAGCCAGCGAAAAAGGTTTCTACGGTCTGGTCAGCGGTGAAGTAATTGCTGGTGCCGAGAAGATGCCGGAAGAAAACTACTCTTTCAAGCCAACGCCGGATGTTCGCAGTTTTGGCCAATTGGTCGGCCACCTGGCGGATGCGCAGTACCTTTTTTGCTCGACGGCTCTCGGCGAACCGGATCCCGTGAAGGCGATCGAGAAAACCAAGACCTCGAAGGCAGACCTTGTGGCAGCGCTGAAGGATGGCGTGGCCTATTGCAACAAGGCGTTTGCCGGTATGACTGACGCGCAGGGCGGCCAGATCGTGAAGATGATGAACTTCGATGTGGCCAAGCTTTCTGTGCTTTCCATCAACACAGCACACACCGATGAACACTACGGGAACATGGTCACCTATTTACGTTTGAAGGGCATCGTCCCCCCAAGCAGCGAAAAACAGGCTAACCAGGGACAGAAGTAA
- a CDS encoding YciI family protein, which yields MKYVFLGYYEPAIHASMTEDDRNAMFDAAFEYDEHLRASGHFVAGEAIQPSETALTVYWKNGKVATTDGPYAETKEQLGGIGVLEARDMNHAIQLISQHPTLKHGASFEVRPAFDMSEMMQKSEQRRRKLAAR from the coding sequence ATGAAATACGTCTTTCTGGGGTACTACGAGCCAGCAATCCACGCGAGCATGACCGAGGACGACAGAAACGCGATGTTCGACGCAGCTTTTGAGTACGACGAGCATCTGCGCGCCAGCGGGCACTTTGTTGCTGGAGAAGCTATTCAGCCTTCTGAAACTGCGTTGACCGTGTATTGGAAGAACGGGAAAGTCGCGACGACCGACGGTCCCTATGCGGAAACCAAGGAACAACTCGGCGGCATTGGCGTGCTTGAAGCGCGGGACATGAATCATGCCATTCAGCTCATCTCGCAGCATCCGACCCTGAAACATGGAGCCTCGTTCGAAGTACGTCCAGCTTTCGATATGAGTGAAATGATGCAGAAGAGCGAGCAGCGAAGGCGAAAGCTCGCCGCGCGATGA
- a CDS encoding VOC family protein: MGIRRREVLYFLACASGWPVVKGSTASAEAAEKHFTGEPILDGAQAPSHGEKTSGESLPAERVLGIGGLFFRARDPKALAEWYRSHLGVGLVSGDSANSGWHTEAGPTAFQPFSMTSKYFGDEHQMWMFNFRVRDLDKMAAQLRSAGIEVAIDPQTYPYGRFARIHDPEQNPIELWEPAEHGATHQ, from the coding sequence ATGGGGATCAGGAGACGTGAGGTACTCTACTTTCTCGCGTGCGCGAGCGGGTGGCCGGTTGTAAAGGGCAGCACTGCGTCGGCTGAAGCGGCAGAGAAACATTTCACTGGGGAACCGATTTTGGACGGCGCACAGGCGCCTTCGCATGGTGAAAAGACTTCAGGCGAGAGCTTGCCTGCGGAGCGAGTCCTCGGAATCGGTGGGTTGTTCTTTCGCGCTCGCGATCCGAAGGCGCTTGCGGAATGGTATCGGAGCCACCTGGGAGTGGGATTGGTTTCTGGCGACTCTGCCAACTCCGGGTGGCACACGGAAGCAGGTCCTACTGCCTTTCAACCGTTTTCTATGACGAGTAAATACTTCGGTGATGAACATCAGATGTGGATGTTCAATTTTCGCGTCCGAGACCTCGACAAGATGGCGGCGCAGCTTCGCTCCGCAGGCATCGAAGTCGCTATTGACCCACAAACGTATCCCTATGGGCGGTTTGCCAGGATTCATGACCCGGAGCAGAATCCGATAGAGTTGTGGGAGCCCGCCGAACATGGTGCAACACATCAATAG
- a CDS encoding dihydrofolate reductase family protein yields the protein MAKLVYGLNQSLDGYVDHLALPRPNAALSRHFMKLMLDLTGSVYGRRMYEIMRYWDEDDADWDRQDHDFAAAWRSKPKWVVSRTLKSVGPNATLIQNDIETAIRGLKAQQVGEIEVAGPDLAGSLGDLGLIDEYRLYLQPVVLGRGKPFFSGPRPPLRLVANDLIGEDVISLTYVPA from the coding sequence ATGGCAAAGCTCGTTTATGGATTGAACCAGTCCTTGGATGGCTACGTCGACCATCTTGCTCTTCCTAGGCCAAACGCGGCGCTCTCTCGCCACTTCATGAAGCTTATGCTCGACCTGACAGGCAGCGTGTACGGCCGCCGCATGTACGAGATAATGCGTTATTGGGACGAAGACGATGCGGACTGGGACAGGCAGGATCACGACTTCGCGGCGGCGTGGCGGAGCAAGCCGAAGTGGGTTGTGTCACGCACGCTGAAGTCGGTCGGGCCCAACGCCACGCTTATCCAAAATGACATCGAGACGGCAATACGCGGACTGAAGGCACAGCAAGTCGGGGAGATTGAAGTTGCCGGACCAGACTTGGCAGGAAGCCTAGGCGACCTTGGTCTTATTGATGAGTATCGGCTTTACCTTCAACCCGTCGTACTTGGTCGAGGCAAGCCATTCTTCTCTGGCCCACGGCCGCCGCTTCGACTTGTTGCCAACGATCTAATTGGCGAGGACGTGATCAGCTTGACGTACGTTCCCGCTTAG